From the Halobacteriovorax sp. GB3 genome, the window CTCCAAAGAAGATTAAAGCATTCGATACAGGCCTTGCTGAGGATATAAAATTAAAACTCAACCTTAGTTCAAAATCTGATGACTCTAAAGACAGTTATCAGTTGGAAGAGGATGAGGATGTTAAAGAAATGAGTTTTGATGAATATATGAAAAAACATTTTCCAAAATAAAAGGCCCTCGTTGAGGGCCTTTCTTTTACCAGTAATATGTTGCACGCACTCCATACTGCCTTGGAGTATTGACCTGGTGATAATTTGCTTTATAAGTCGATGTTGAACTCGATGGTGAACCATCTTTTAAAAGATATTTCTTGTCTAAGAGATTTGTAACATAGGCTTCAATGAGAGTTGAGCCTAATGAATACTGAGCATTGAGGTCCAAATAGAATTGCTCTGGAACTGATCTCGTATTTTCGGCATCAGAATAAGATGAGCTTAGATAACGAGCTATTGGGCCAAGAGTAAGTGAATCATTGAACTTGTGCTGATAGCTTAACGATGAAGTCCAGTTCGGTGCATTTGGGAATTCTTTATTCTCATAGTTCGTATTATTATTAATAAAATCATCAAAGGCCGTCTTAACATATCCTAGATTTAAGGCCAGTTGATCTTTGTTAAAGAGCTTGTATTTAGCTTCCAGTTCACCACCAAAGAGGTGAGATGAAGAAGCATTTTCAACCTGTGAATCATAGAAATCTGAAGAAAGCTTTACTTGAACTTGTTGATCTTTCCACTTGATGTAAAAGGCATTAAATGAAAGGTTCAATCCCTTTTTTTCAAAGCGATATGTAAGATCGAGATTATCTGTGAATTCTGCTGAGTAATCGACGGCCTTAGCCTTTGAGCGGTTAATGCTAAGACCACTCGTGCGATAACCTTTCGTGTAAGCTACTCCAACAGAATGTTGATCAAAGTTTTTGATATAGGAAAGCTTTGGTAGAAAAATAACATCATCATTATCTCCACCGTAAGGACCATTAACTCCGTTTAGATAATTGTCGATCGAAGTATTTATTGATGACCCTAAATTCTGGGTTCTCTTTGCATCAACATGGGTTGAGTAATCATTTTTAACATACTCAATTCTTGCCCCAAGATTAAATATCTGGTCATTGTGATAATAGTTGAACGAGTTAAAAAGAGAGGCCGCAAATCTCTTTCTATTTGTAACTTGGTTTGTTTCTAAAGGTGTTGAACTTGAACCAATTGGATAGAGGATATTAAAGTCGTGCCTATTGTTGAGTTTGAATTCATGAACATGAAGCCCAAGCGTATTTTTGAACTTCGAAGAGCTCATACTAAGGCGATTTTCAAAACTCATAAATTGATCTTTATGTTGCTCTTTTCTAAGCCCTGCCTCGTCTGTCGCAAGTCCTTCTCCATCAGAGAGATGTTTTTGATAAGACTTTGAATAGGCAAAAACCATTGTGTTTTTAAGGTCCTTTTTGAGCTGATGTTCATAAGTTAAACCGTGTTGCTCGGTCTTAGTGGTTTCATCAAGTTCGATATTTTCATAAACTTCATAGAGAAAAGGGTCTGAACTTTGTACGTACTGACTGCCCGCCGTTTTTGTTGAAAATTTATTTGTATAAATAAGCTGGATATCATCATTAACTTGATAGACTGTACTAATATTCGTATTTAGGTTTTTTACTTGCGAAATCTTATCATTATTTGTTGTTGTGTTTTTGATAAACCCATCATCATTTTGATAAGAAAGGGAACCGCGAATGGCCATTTTATTAGCAATAACCACTTGGTTTAGGGTTGCCCCTAGCTCATAGTGATTATCTTTTCCATAACCAAGTCGAATCGAATAATTTTGAAAGTCCTCTGCCTTTTGCCTATAGACATTCACACTCCCTGCGAGAGAATTGACTCCTTGAGTAGTTGATTGAGCTCCTTTATGAACTTCTACTTGTGAGAGGTCCCAAGTATTGAAAGATCCCGCTTTGAGTGCAAGATCTGTTTGAAAGATATCATCAATAATAACGCTGGCCAGATTGTCTTTTTGAAAGCCTGTGACTCCAGTGTTATTGATTCCTCGTATACTAAAATTTGTGCCATTTTCATTAACACTGACATTCGAATTTGCATTGAGTACTTCTAAAGAATTCTTCTGTCCCGCGATATCGAGATCTGTAGACTTTAATACAGAGATACTTTGGACATTATCTTTAAGTTTATTGTTTTCTTTATTTCCTTTAACGGTAATCGTCTCAAGTCGCGTTTCATTTGCTTGAGTAAGTCCACTTGTTAAAAGGCTAAGGATAATAACTGCCTTGCTCATAGATTTCCTTTTATCGTTGTGTTTCATAAGTTAAAAAGTTTGGTACAAAATTGTTGAGTTCATATATATCTTCATTAGAGACTGAATTGGTGATCACTGCTGATCTCCAGGCCATGAGACTCGTTTGAGGCTCGGAAATTCCATGGCCATATCTTGAAAAGTTTTGAGCGAAGATTTTATTTTTATCATGACCATCCCACATGATTGAAAAGTCCTTGTTGATCTTGAATCTCTTATAAGGGTCAAAGTCAATAAGCTCTTGTATTGGTTCAATAAGAGTAGGGATCTTGTTTTCAAAACCTGTGCAAAGAATGACAATATCTGCTTTAATCAGTTCACTATTACCATCAAATGAATTCATTAATTGCAATGTATAGTAATCGTTCGTATCAATAACTTCTTTAAATCTTCTATAAGGAAGAATTTTAAAGTTAATTTCAGATTTTTCGATATTTTGCATGAAGTAGAGATCGTTATAGAGGTCTTGTAAGTAGGTTGGAGTATTTCCATCACTTGAAAGTCTTTGGTAGTTGACTATTTTCTCTTTGACCTCTTGTTTAATATCATAAAAATTTTCGACATAATTTGGAGTAAAGTACTCATTAGTAAAAGGGGATTCATCAAGTGGTTCTAGATTAGGTCGCGAGCTTACAAGAGTGATATTTGTGGCCTTGCCCCATTTGCCTTTTAGGGCATTCCTAAAGATCTCAACTCCCGTTTGTCCTCCTCCAATGATTGCTAGTCTCTTTCCTTCTAAGTTTAGTGAGCTAATTTCCTTAGACTTTGCATGGAAGAAGTTTTTTGAAAGGTATTTCCTAGAAAATTCCGGAATTCTTGGGCTAACACCTGTTCCAATACAGATATGTTTACTTTTGTATTTCTCTTTATCTGTTTCGATTGTAAATAAATCACCATCATATTTGAGAGATTCAATCTTAGAGTTAAAAGAAAGCTTTTGTGGCATTTGTCTCGTGACCCATTGGCAATAGAGTTCAAATTCTTTTCTTGTAACGACCGTTCTTCCCGTATTCATAAAAGAGTGGAAGAGTCCGTTCTTCACGAGATAGTTTAAGAAAGAATAGGGGCTTGTTGGATCAATCCCAGTCACTAAATCTTTTAGAAAGGATGTTTGCATATCTGAGTCTTTGAAACTGATTTCTGAGTGCCACAGAAAGTCTGGTTTCTGATCAAAGAAATGTGTTTTTAGATTTTGGTTCTTCTCACTAATAGCAGCGAGGCTTAAGTTAAAGGGGCCAATTCCAATACCTGCTAAATCAATTGGATTACACATATTTTTTCCTTTTTGCTCTTA encodes:
- a CDS encoding TonB-dependent receptor, translated to MSKAVIILSLLTSGLTQANETRLETITVKGNKENNKLKDNVQSISVLKSTDLDIAGQKNSLEVLNANSNVSVNENGTNFSIRGINNTGVTGFQKDNLASVIIDDIFQTDLALKAGSFNTWDLSQVEVHKGAQSTTQGVNSLAGSVNVYRQKAEDFQNYSIRLGYGKDNHYELGATLNQVVIANKMAIRGSLSYQNDDGFIKNTTTNNDKISQVKNLNTNISTVYQVNDDIQLIYTNKFSTKTAGSQYVQSSDPFLYEVYENIELDETTKTEQHGLTYEHQLKKDLKNTMVFAYSKSYQKHLSDGEGLATDEAGLRKEQHKDQFMSFENRLSMSSSKFKNTLGLHVHEFKLNNRHDFNILYPIGSSSTPLETNQVTNRKRFAASLFNSFNYYHNDQIFNLGARIEYVKNDYSTHVDAKRTQNLGSSINTSIDNYLNGVNGPYGGDNDDVIFLPKLSYIKNFDQHSVGVAYTKGYRTSGLSINRSKAKAVDYSAEFTDNLDLTYRFEKKGLNLSFNAFYIKWKDQQVQVKLSSDFYDSQVENASSSHLFGGELEAKYKLFNKDQLALNLGYVKTAFDDFINNNTNYENKEFPNAPNWTSSLSYQHKFNDSLTLGPIARYLSSSYSDAENTRSVPEQFYLDLNAQYSLGSTLIEAYVTNLLDKKYLLKDGSPSSSTSTYKANYHQVNTPRQYGVRATYYW
- a CDS encoding lysine N(6)-hydroxylase/L-ornithine N(5)-oxygenase family protein produces the protein MCNPIDLAGIGIGPFNLSLAAISEKNQNLKTHFFDQKPDFLWHSEISFKDSDMQTSFLKDLVTGIDPTSPYSFLNYLVKNGLFHSFMNTGRTVVTRKEFELYCQWVTRQMPQKLSFNSKIESLKYDGDLFTIETDKEKYKSKHICIGTGVSPRIPEFSRKYLSKNFFHAKSKEISSLNLEGKRLAIIGGGQTGVEIFRNALKGKWGKATNITLVSSRPNLEPLDESPFTNEYFTPNYVENFYDIKQEVKEKIVNYQRLSSDGNTPTYLQDLYNDLYFMQNIEKSEINFKILPYRRFKEVIDTNDYYTLQLMNSFDGNSELIKADIVILCTGFENKIPTLIEPIQELIDFDPYKRFKINKDFSIMWDGHDKNKIFAQNFSRYGHGISEPQTSLMAWRSAVITNSVSNEDIYELNNFVPNFLTYETQR